From Geotalea uraniireducens Rf4:
TTGTCATTGAGCTTGGCGATTTGCTGGAATGACTGCCTGGAAGAAATTATGTCCAGTTGGGCAGCACGGACCAGAATCGTCCTCATGCTCACGGAGTAGCGAATCTTGATGTCTGCAAGCAGGGAGTACGGAAGCCAACGGTTACGGTAGGGGTGCAGCTCGGCCTCGACGATATTGCGCGGCAGAATGACCGCCCCGGCCAGATGATTGGCGGCCTGCTCACGGGGGTCCGTCCTACCGGTTTTCGGATGCATTGAAGTGGGAGTTTGGTACTCCCGCCGATGAAAAATAAGATGGGAGAGTTCGTGAAGCGCGGTAAAGTATTGTCTCTCCGTACGGTGATTCGAGTTGACGAAAATAACCCCGCCGACTTCTTCCGTGTAGGCGGAAAACCCGGAGACCGTGTCGGGGAGCTGGTGCAGAAAAATCTTGAGCCCCTTGGTTTCCAGGAGAGAAAGGACATCTCCCAATGGAGCGTCCTCAACACCCAGCCAATCCCTCACCTCATTAGCAACCTGTTCGACAATATGTTGATCGAACGCATCAAGGGGCCGGGATACGGGGAGATTTGGCAGAACTCCTGCCAACTTCTCGATCTCGGCGTAATCGTAAGCCTTGCGGGTCAGCAAGCTTTTCAGGGCTGGTGACAGGGTTTCGGTGGCATCAGCGCGGAACAGCAACACCGGTTCAGTCACATTGCCCGTGCCGAGCATTACGTCGATGGGTACATGCAAAATCTGACAGAGTTTTACCACCTGCTGCATTGAAGGCTGTCGTTCCCCACGTTCCCAGGCGGCTATGGTTTGTCGGGTAACACCGGCAAGTTCGCCCAAGGCCTCTTGCTTCATACCGGCAAGCTCTCTAAGCTCCCGTAAAATCATGGGATACCTCCCTTCCTCTTCCTGTCGATCAATCATTGTGCAAATTATTTATGTTCTATATGTGTAACATGATATCAATAAATAATATGTTTGACAACCATCAAATGTTATATTATGTATGTTGTGGTCCAATAGAAAAAAGCCACAAGATATGGGGATATCCTGTGGCCATCCGCAAGCCCGGCGGGGACCGGGCTGCTTGTCAGAGTGCTTTGGAGGCTCTCTATGGTGTTTTTCAATATCATAGATGATGACTTTTGGCAAGCCAGGATAACGCGCCCCTTGAAAGGAGACCCTGGTCATGAAAAAGTCAGCACCGCAACGAAACGGCAAGCGACTGATTTTCCGCGAATGGCGGACAATCAACGACAAGCTCGTACATGCTTCAGAGTACGGGCTCAAGGCTTGGCCCTTATGGGTTTGAGCACTTCACCGTGAGGGGTGGCAACACCCCTCTCAGTTCAGTTCACCAATTTCAAAATGGGAGAAATACCATGGGAAAACATCTTAAACCGGGCAATACGGCACCGGCATCGGCACAATATGAAATCGTCGGACCAAGAGGCGGTCGTACAGGACAAGAACGGACTGTGACCAGAGGGGAGCCGCTACCGCCAACTCCGCAGGCCGGTCAGGGATATGTCATTGCTGATCGAACGAAGAATAGAGCTGGCAGAAGATAACAAATACGAAGGGGCAAGCCGTGCAGGCGGATTGCCCCTTCTTGAAACAACGTTCAATGTGTTCAGGCGCCAGATATCACGAATTGCGTCCCCTCACTGTCGCCCTTATTGCCTCCCAATCTTTATCTTTGGGCATAATGAAAAGGCACTTTCCGTTACTCCGCTTCTCCCAGAGTTTGCCCAGTTGACGTTTTTCCACGTTCTCCGGCAACACCCAGTCACGGCTGTTCTTGTATTCCACCGCCAAAATCCGGCCATCCTCCAACTGACAGAGGAAGTCGGGATAAAAACGGTCGCTGCCGGTTTGCAGCGAAAATGACGTCCTCTTGCACTCCACGTTGCGGACCCAGAACTTCACCCCTTCGAGTTGCGTTGCCAAAAACAGTGCACACTCGAATTCGTCCCCGTTCCCTTTCAGATTGCCGATTTGCGGAAAGAAATGCTTGGGCAGGTCGGTAAAGCCGCAATAGATCGAGTCATGGGCGTAGCGCCCCTGTTCAAATACGACCTGGCTTCGGTCATTGACGGTAAAGTCTTCCGGCGCGAGCAAGAGGGTCTGATGCACCTTCTGCATCGCCTGTTTCCTGGCTTCGCCGATCTTTGTCTCCAATGTGTTGCGCAGCCGAAATTTGGCGTACGCAAGTTCTTCCAGCGTAAAACCGTTGGTTCGCAGCCAATCCACTGCTTTGTTCAGGAAGGCCGCCTTTTCGTCCGGGAGCAGGGTCTCGTCATAGATGTTCCGCTCCAGCCAGGAGACAAGATGCACCTGATCCCACCCCGAGTGATACTCGAAAAGGAGCGGCTCCGCCACGCCGGGCTGGAAAGGGGTGAACTTGACCTTTTCCTTGTCCAGGTACATCGTGCCGCCTTGGGGCTGCATGCTTGCCTTGCTGAATGTCGTCAGGTCGCAGGGATAATCCAACAGGCTCCAGTCTCCCTGCAACAGATGGGTGGCTTCGAACGGCTCCCACAAGTCACCTTGGCGGTACTGGAGTTGTGGGACCTTGAAGCGTTCACCCTGTTCTGCCGGTGACTTGGGTGGCACTTTGCGTGGTGAGCGCAGGCGGACAATGGCCTCACGAACCGCCTCCTTGCCCGCCGGGGTCTGAAAGACATCCTGCAAGGCCTTTACCTGGGTTTCGGTAAAGGTGCCCTTCAGGGTAATGGAGCCGTTCTCGGGGGTGATCTCGATCTTCTTTGCCAGATTTTCCGGGATGGCCTCTGGCTCGGGCAGTTCCGGCGTACTATAGGTCAGGCTGTGCTGGTGAGTAAACAGGTCTTCCGTCTGCTGGTCATCCGGGATATTGATCAGCTCCCTGGCCTCCTGCCGTTCGAAGCCGTTGCGTACCAGACCGTCCTTGAGGCTTTCGACCGTAGCCGCGAAGTTGCTCGACGTCAGGTAGGCATAAGCCATGTTCAGTTCCGGGTGATCCTTTTTTTCGGCGTACGGCAGGCGCAAAACCCGTCCCAACACCTGTTCCGCCGCCGTGGCCGAGCTGGTGTTGCGCAACGAGCAGAGCACGTAAGCAAATGGGCAGTCCCACCCTTCTCGCAACTTATCCACGGTAATGATGTAGCGGAAACGGCAATCCTCGGCCAGAATATCCTTGCCTGCGATCTCGTCAACCGTGCCGGTGGCAATGGCGATTTCATCGACAGGAATGCCGAAATCATCCAGCAGCGCCTGCCTGACCTTTTCCGGTATCAGCGTTTCATGGTCGGCGTCTTTGCGCTCCGCCTGGATAAGCATGATCGGCCGCAGATATCTCTTGCCCGCCGCCCGTTCCGCTTCAGCGGCCTGCTGCAACCGGCCCAGACAGGCAATTGCGTCGCGCAGGGCATCGAGCCAGTTGGGGCGCTGGACCAGGGTCAGCGGCATCTTGATCATGAATTCAGTATGCAGTACCGATGCGGAGACGCTGTAAAGCACGTTGCTCGGCTGCCAGGTGCGGTCCGGGGTCGCCGTCAGTTCCAGGATGGCGCACGGTTCGAAACGGGACAGGGTGTCAAAGGCCAGGGGGGTGCCTTGATTGTGGGCCTCATCCACAACGACAAAGGGTTTGCGCAGCCGCAGCACATCCACCAGCGAGCCATTGCCGCGCACGGCCGGGTCGGTGATCCCCTCGAAGTGCTCCATCAGGCTGCCGTTTTGCTTGTAGACGCTCAGGCGGCCGGTTTCCTCCTGCTTGAAGGCCTGCATGGTGGCGACGATGATTACGTTCGAACCGTTCAGCACATGGGGCGTCACCCGCAGGGCTTCCTCGATGTCCAGCACGGTCACTTCTCCCAGCTTCGACGACACCGCCTGGAAGAGAATCGACTGCGGGGCGCGCAGCGCCTTCAAGGTCTGCTCACGGATCGGCTCCGACGGCACCAGCCAGAGAGTCAGGCTGAACGGCACATGCAGCAGACTTCGGTTCACCCGTTCAATGGCCATGCCGGCCACCATGGTCTTGCCGCCGCCGGTGGGGATCCGCAGACAGACGTAGGGTGTCATCTCCAGGTTGCGCAAGGGGCGATAAAACAGCGCCGTGTTGCACCACTCTTGGGTGGTTGTGGCATAGCTTTCGCGGGGAACTCCGCTCTCCTGGCAGCGATTGAGGAACTTTTCGAACCAATCCAGCGCGTCGAACTGATAACTCTTGAGGATCATGCAAACTCCACGTCCCGTGGGGACGGTATGAAGATAGCCGGGGAATTCATTCCCCGGTTCATGGAATAAAACAATCATCACGTCACGTACGTGACGTGGGGAATTGGTGGGGCGTCTCAAATCCGTGGGGCGTTCAAATCCGTGGGATGAATCCCACGGCTACCGTCAAACGCCCCTCTGGGGCTTTATACACCAGTTTTAAGCTTGTACGGTAATTGCTTGAAGACGATCTCCTCGCGCCGCTGCCGTTCGTGGTCGATGCGGCAGGCCGTGCCGTATATGACTTTCGGCCCGTCGTGGCCGGGCAGCGCGGCCAGGATGGCGATTGTCAACACATTGCCGCCCCGTTGCGTCTTGTCCTTGAGGATGCCGTTATAGAGGAGATAGACCGCCGTGCCGTTATGGACGCCCAATAGCGGGTTGTCCAGGGTGGCCGTGGCGGGCAGCGGCTCGCCGGTTTCGGTGAAATAGACATGCCGGGCAAGATCGGAAAAGCGCACCGAGGAGCGGATATTGCCCCGCTCGTCAAAGAGCGGTTCGCTCAGTTCGCAGAAGCGGAAACCGCCACCGAGAGCGGGAACTTTCTCGTAACCTTGCGAAACCCGCGAGAGTCGTTGTGCAGTGATCTTGCGGCAGATATGTTCGTCCATCTCCACCAGGATAAAGCGGCGGTTACCGCCGTCTGAGGCGTTCTGCGCCAGCACGGCATGGCCTGTGGTGCCGGAGCCAGCGAAGGAGTCAAGAATGAGAGCGTCTTTGTCTGATGAGATTTGCATGAGATGGCGAATGAGACGGGTAGGTTTCGGTGTAAACTTTACCTCCGGCACAAGCGCCCGTAGCTCTTTTGCCGCTTCATCCGTATGCCCGGCGACCTCATGTTTAAGTAGAGACACCGGTATCATTCCCTGCTGTATTTCAGATAAGAAATTTTTCAATCTCGGTGTAGAGCTTTTGCCGTCCTTACCCCACCAAATACGATTTTCTTTCTCATTCTTTTCATGCACTTCTTTTGACATTGCCCAAACGCGAGTTTCTTTCGGCCAAATTTCTTCTTCAGTATTTCGATTGATGATGGGATAAAAAAGATTTGGTCTTTCACTAGCAGTATAGCGACAAGAATAATCCATTGATTGCCAAGGGCCACGTGGGTCATTGTCTGGGTTCTTGTATCTTCCCGTCTGGTCAAAAGTCAACGGCAGCAAATTCCTTTGAAACTTTGATGACTTGCGATACGCTAGCAATGTTTCATGTAAGTATCCGATGTCTTTAGTGTCAGGTGGCGGTGAATATCGTTTTTCCCACGCAAAGGAGCACAAGAAGTTATTTGCCCCGAAAATCTCATCCATCATCATCCGCAGGAAATGCACTTCGTTATCATCAATACTGATGAAAATAGCCCCGTCATCCCGCAGAAACTCCCGCAGTAGCGCCAGACGCGGGTACATCATACACAACCACTTGTCATGCCGCGAAAGGTCTTCCGCCTCCTTCCCCACGGCCCTGCCCAACCACTCCCGCATCTCAGGGCTGTTGACGTTGTCGTTGTAGACCCACCCCTCGTTGCCGGTGTTGTACGGCGGATCGATGTAGATGCACTTCACCTGTCCGGCGTAGTAGGGCAACAGCGCCTTGAGCGCCAGCAGGTTGTCCCCCTGCACCAGCAGGTTGCCGCTGCCGGGATCGCCCACGGAAAGTTCAGGATTTTCCCGCAGCAGGTGAAACGGCACTTCGCGATGATGGTTGACGACGGCTTTCTTGCCGATCCAGTCGAGTCTGGGCATAACGGTTATTTACCTTCCATTGCTGCTTTTCGCTTACGTCCCGTAGGGACAGATTGACGGTAGCCGGGGAATTCATTCCCCGGTTCATGGGACCATAACGTTTCCCACCGTCGCGTACGCGACGGATGAATGGGGGATACATCCTCAATCCGTGGGATAAATCCCACGGCTACCCTCAAACGCCCCTGACGGGGCTTTACCCATTTTCGTCCCGTAGGGACAGATTGACGGTAGACGGGGAATTCATTCCCCGGACAACATCGCAATGTTTCCCCCCGTCACGTACGTGACGGATGAATGGATGATGCCTCTCAAATCCGTGGGATAAATCCCACGGCTACCGTCGCACGCCCCTGACGGGGCTTTGAATATCATTATCCCCATACATACCGTTCATCATATTCAACGCCGTGTTTGCGGAGAAAATGCACATACTCCTCCTGAAACGACTTTGTACGGTGATGTTCACGCTGTCCTTCGATATAGCGCACGGTATCGGCAATCTGCGAAACCCCGACAGTGAATGCTCCATAACCATCCTGCCAGGCAAAAGCAGCCATATCGTTGTCTGTCTCATGAATCCATCGCGACGACGCACCCTTGAGCAATTGCACTGCCTTGCTGATCGGCATGCTTGGCGGCATCGCCAGAAGTATGTGGATATGGTCGTCGTATCCTCCAACCTGCAAGGCTTTCATTGCGTTCGTACGAGCTATGCCGCAAGGTATTCCCAGATACGAGCTTCCTTCTGCGGGGTAAGCCACGGTTCGCGGTTTTTCGTACTGAATACGATATGGTAATGCAATGCGGTGTATGTATTGGCCATTCTGGTTGCCTTGTTCACTCGTCGCCACGCGACGATTGTAGGAGGGCTTCTTCCGTCCCGGCGATGAATCGCCCTCTCTTATCGAAATTTCAATAAAAAAACGCCTGGCGAACAATTTTCCAGGCGGTTATCATATCCTTGTTTTAAATCTTATTGATGAACACTTCCCGCGGCTTGCTCGTCCCGTCACTGGGGCCGACGATCCCTTCCTGCTCCATCTTCTCGATGATGCGGGCGGCGCGGTTGTAGCCGATGCGCAGCCGGCGCTGGACCATGGAGATGGATGCCTGGCGGGCCTCGGCAACGAGGGCTACCGCATCGTCATAACGATCGTCCACCTCTTCGTCATCGCCACCCTTCTCTTCGCTCGATTTCATCTCCAGGATCGACTTTTCGTAGACCGGTTTTCCCTGTTTCTTGAGGAACTCCACCACCCGCTGCACTTCGGTATCGGAGACGAAGGCGCCGTGGCTGCGCTGCATCCGGGAGGTGCCGGGGGGGAGGAAGAGCATGTCGCCCGCACCCAGGAGCGATTCGGCGCCGTTGCAGTCGAGGATGGTGCGGGAGTCGATCTTGGACGACACCTGAAACGAGATGCGGGCCGGGAAGTTGGCCTTGATCAGGCCGGTGATGACGTCCACCGACGGCCGCTGGGTGGCGAGAATCAGGTGGATGCCGGCGGCCCGGGCCATCTGCGCCAGGCGGGCTATGGATTCCTCGATCTCCCGTCCGGCAACCATCATCAGGTCGGCCAGCTCGTCGACGATGACAACGATATAGGGGAGGTGGCCGTGATCCAGTTTTTCGTCCTTATTGAGAAAGGCCTGGATGGCTGCTTCGTCTTCAGCCGGCAGATCCTCCACCTCTTCCACCACCACGACCTCTTTAACCTGGTTTTCGGCCAGCTCCTTTTCTTCCCGTTCCAGCTGCTTGTTGTAGGAGTCGATGTTGCGCACCCCCTTGTCGGACATGAGCCGGTAGCGCCGCCCCATCTCTTCCACCGCCCATTTCAGGGCCAGCGAGGCCTTCTTCGGGTTGGTCACAACCGGCAGCAGCAGGTGAGGAATGCCCTCGTAGACGGAAAGTTCCAGCATCTTCGGGTCGACCATGATGATGCGCACGTCGTTCGGCGTGGAGGTGTAGAGAAGCGACAGGATCATGGTGTTGATGGCAACCGACTTGCCGGAGCCGGTGGCGCCGGCGACAAGGAGGTGCGGCATGCGGGCCAGGTCGGTGACTAGCGGCGCGCCGGCAATGTCCTTGCCCAGCGCCAGAGGCAGCTTCATCTTGCGCTGGTGGAACTCTTCGCTGTTGAAGATTTCCCGGAGCGATACCATCTCCCGGTCACGGTTGGGGAGTTCGATACCCACCACCCCTTTGCCGGGTATGGGGGCAACGATACGGATGGAAAGGGCCTGGAGGGCCATGGAAAGGTCGTCGGCAAGGCCGGCGATGCGGCTTACCTTGATGCCCGGGCCGGGTGCAAATTCGTACATGGTGATGACCGGGCCGGGACAGATCTCCACCACCTCGCCATCGACGCCGAAGTCCTTGAGCTTTTTCTCAAGCAGCCTGGCGTTCATGGTCAGAGATTCCTTGTCCAGTCGCTTTCCCGTCACCTGCGGGGCATCGAGCAGCGACAGGGGGGGCGTCTGGTAGTTGCCGTCGGACTTGATGAATTCGAAGGCCTCCTGGATGGCCGCAGTCTTCTTTTCTTCCTGCTTCTTTTCTTTTTTCGCCACCGGCGCAGGGACAGTAATGGGAGCTGCCGCCGGCTTGATCACCGGGGCGCTGGAGGCGGTCGATTTATTTTCCTTGCCCAGGAGCTCGCGGTTCAATGCCCGGCGCTGCTGAAAACGCGCCCATCTCTCCTTCAGCGCATTAAGCCACCAGTCGGCAAAGAGGAGAAAGGAGAAACGGGAAAGCACCATGATCGCCGCAGCCAGGAGCGGAAGGATGATGAGGAGCGCACCCGCCTTGCCGAAGGCCCGCTTCAGGAGGTCGGCGGTCTTGAACCCGACCCAGCCGCCAGTCTGCACCCGCTGTCCGAGGAATTCGGTGAATTCCAGGTTGAAGGCGAACATGGCGGAGAGCGCCAAGAGAAGGGCAAAGAAGGCGATCACCTTGTAGTATCGCCAGCGCACTTCGTTGTAACGGAGAGTCCGGTAGGTCAGGTAGAGGAGCGCAACGGGCATGGCATAGGCAGCCAGGCCGAACAGCTGGAGGAATGCATCGGCCAGCTGTGCGCCGAACCGGCCACCCAGGTTGTGGGTTTCTGCCGCGGCCGAGTAGCTGTTGAAGGAGAGATCGTTGCCGTCAAAGGAAGCAAGGGCGATGAGGAGGAATATACCCACTGCCCCCATCGCGATCCCCTTGATCTCCTTGGTCAGCTTTTCTTTTTTAGCCAGCTGTTCCATTTGTTATCCTCGTGCTGCGTGCCAGGAGATTTTAGACGGTTTTACGCAGCACGCTGAACGCAGCACGCAGCACGTAAAAAACCCTACATCTCCAGGATGAGCGGCAGGATCACCGGCCGCCGCTCAATGGTTTTGTTGAAGAACCGCCGCAGCACGCGGCGCACCTCAAGCTTCACCTCGCTCCAGTCGGCCAGCACTTCCGTGTTTACCAGCGCCAGGGTGTCGACGACCACTTTTTTCGCCTCGTCCAGGTATTGCTGACTCTCGTCCTCGAAGACGAAGCCGCGGGAGACGATGTCCGGTCCATAGATGATCTCGCCGGTCCCCTGGTTGATACCGATGATGACCACCACCATGCCGTCTTCGGAGAGGTGTTTGCGGTCCTTGAGCACCACGTTCCCCACGTCGCCGACCCCCTTGCCGTCAACGAAGACCCTGCCGGTCTCGACCCGGTCGATGATGCATCCTTCTCCGTCGCTGAAGGCGATCACATCGCCGTTCACCGCCAGGATGCAGCGCTCCTTGGCAAGGCCTACCTTCTGCGCCAGCTGTGCGTGCTTGACCAGGTGGCGGTATTCGCCGTGGACAGGGATAAAATAACGGGGGCGCACCAGGTTGTGGAGCAGCTTCAGCTCCTCCTGGCTGGCGTGGCCGGAGACGTGCACCTCGGAAACCTTTTCGTGGTAGACCTCTGCCCCGCGGCGGTAAAGGTGGTTGATCAGGTCGGAGATGGTCTTTTCGTTGCCGGGAATAAAGCGAGAGGAGAGGATGACCGTGTCTCCTTCCTCCAGCTTGATCTGCTTGTGGTCATCCATGGCGATCCGGGTGAGCGCCGACATCGGCTCGCCCTGGCTGCCGGTGGTGATCATGCAGATCTCTTCCTTGGGCAGCCGCGGCAATTCCTTCAGGTCGATGAGGAGCTCGTCGGGAATGCGCAGGTAACCGAGTTCCCGGGCGATCTGGACGTTGGCGATCATGGAGCGGCCGTTCAAAAGCACCTTGCGGCCGGATCGGGCAGCAGCCTCCACCACCTGCTGCACCCGGTGGATATTGCTGGAAAAGGCGGCAACGATGACGCGCCTGGCGCAGCGGGGAAAGATCTCGTCGAAGGCATCCCCCACCAGTTTTTCCGAGAGGGTGTACCCTTCACGTTCCACGTTGGTGGAGTCGGCCATCAGCGCCAGGACTCCTGCCTCGCCGTAGCGGGAGAAGGTGGCCAGGTCGGTCAGTTCGCCGTCTACCGGCGTCTGGTCAAGCTTGAAATCGCCGGTATGGATCACCACCCCTTCCGGGGAGCGGATGGCCAGGCCGCAGCCATCGACGATGGAATGGGCGACCCGGATGAACTCCACGCTGAAGACGCCGAGGCTGACTATGTCGCGGGGCTTCACCACCCGCAGGTCTACCTTGCTGTCCAGGTCGTATTCCTTCAGTTTTTCCTTGACGAAACCGAGCGTCAGGGCCGTACCGTAGATGGGGGGATTGATCTCCCGCAGCACGAAGGGGAGGGCGCCGATGTGATCCTCGTGGCCGTGGGTGAGGCAGATGCCGCGCACCTTGTCGGCTCGATCGAGGAGATAGCTAATATCGGGTATGACGATGTCGATCCCGAGCATGTAGGGCTCGGGAAACATCAGGCCGCAGTCGATGATGATAATGTCATCGCCGTATTCGAAGACGGCCATGTTCAGGCCGATTTCGCCCAGTCCGCCGAGGGGGATGATCTTCAGGCCGATTGTGTCGGCAGTTGCAGTTTCCATTTCTTAACCTTTTGCCTGTAACGCAGCAAAAACCAAAATAGAAAACCTTTGAACCGCAAAGGACCCAAAGGGCCTAAAAAGCAAAGGGCGCAAAGAAAGATAATATGTTTCAAATTCAATCTTTGGGTTTTGAGCTTGGTTACGGCTTTACTTTGCGTTCTTCGCGTCTTTGCGGTCCAGAGACTGGTTTGTTTGTCTGCGTTTTTGGTGTCGTGTCGGTTAGCTCACTGTTTCGCCGTTTGCTTCACCAGCTGGGCGATCTTTCCTTCGCAGCGGGCAATCCATTCCTTGCCGGGGGAAGTAAGACCGCGTACAGCGTAAAAAGAGCTGCGCAGAGAGCGGTAGGCTATCAGGGCCTTATCCATGTCGCCTGCCTGTTCATAGTGTTCGCCGATGCTCCACAGTTTTTCGGCAGCGCGTTCCACCAGGTCGCTGCCGGGGGTATACATGTGAATCGACGATTCATAACCGGCGATGCCGGCAATGTAATCGCCGGCAGCCAGCGCTTTTTCACCCTTGTCGAACTGGGTATGCTGACGATAGAGGGTGTTCCCCCAGATGAGGACTATTGCGATGACGGCGATAAGCGCGATGTTGACGGCGATGGTCTTTGCTTTTTCCATAAGTTTCCTATGCCAGAAAAAATCCGGGTACGGCAATGAGCAGCGCGCCCACGAGGGCAGCGATCAATCCTGCCAGTGCGAGGAGGGCGGCCAGGATGTCAAAGGGGCTCCGCAGCCGATGGGCAGCCGGCAGGCCCCAGGCAATGGCGGCAATGCCGACGACAACCATGGCACAATATAGAATCAGCATCATATCACTCCAGCCCTGCGGCGATAGCATTTCTGACCTGCTCAAGCAATTCCGGATGCTCTTTGCCATTGTATGTGGCGGTGGTGACCGGTTCGGCAAAAGTGATACTGAGTATTCCCGGATAGAGTTCCAGGCGGTTACGCGGGTTTATCCGCATGCTGCCGTTGATGGTGAACGGGACGATCGGCACGCCGGCCTTCACCGCCAGGAGGAATCCCCCTCGCTTGAAAGGGAGCAGGTTGCCGTCCGCGGTGCGGGTCCCCTCCGGGAAAACAACCACGCTGCTGCCGCTCCTGATTCGCGCCGCCGCTGCATTCATGCTTTTCAGGGCGCGACGGCCGTCACTCCGGTCGAGGGGGATATAGCCGGCGCGGTGCATGGCGCTGCCGAACAAGGGGACCCGGAACAGCTCCTCTTTCGCAATCCATGAAAATCGCCGTGGGATTGCCAGGGACAATGCCAGGATGTCGAAATTCCCCTGGTGGTTTCCCATGTAGATGACCGGTCCGTCGGTGGGTATCTTTTCCACGCCATCCACCCGGACTTTTATCCCGGCAAAGAAAAGTCCCCACCGGCTCCAGAACCTGGCGCATTTATGGGCAAAGGCGCCGGTAGCATCGAAGAAAGTGCCGCAAACAGCCATTGCACTGCACATTAAGGTGAACGGGACAAAAAACAGCAGATAAATACGCGCACGTAGCATAAATCAACATAACTCCGAAAATTATCCGAGTTAAAGTACTGTTTTTTATCGGCAGAGTCAAACCAAATATCGCTTGCCTAAAAGGCGCATTTTCTATAGACTGCCTGCATTCAGTGGTGTGTGAAAAAAGGTGATAAGGAGTTGCCCTATGGCCAGTCTCAATAAAGTTATGCTGATAGGAAACCTCGGCAAGGACCCTGAAGTGCGTTACACCGCCTCAGGAACGGCGGTTGCTAGTTTTTCCCTGGCAACCAGCGAGAAGTTCAAGAACAAGTCCGGTGAGTGGGAAGAGAAAACCGAGTGGCACAACGTCACCCTCTGGGCCCGCCTGGCGGAGATTGCCGGCGAATACCTGTCCAAAGGGAAGACCGTATATATCGAAGGACGCCTTCAGACCCGCAAGTGGCAGGACCGTGACGGCAAAGACCGCTACACCACCGAGATCGTCGGGGAGAAGATGCAGATGCTTTCCGGCAAGGGTGAAGGGGGCGGCGGTGGCCGCCAGGGTGGCGGCAGACCCAGCAGCGATGAGCACGGCGGCGGTGGCCCGAGCTACGAAGAGCCGGTGTTCAATCCCGATGATGATATTCCGTTCTAACCGCTCATATGCGGCGTGTCAGGTTAATGACATTTCAAAAAGGCAACCCTCCGGTTGCCTTTTTGCTATCCGGGATACGGATTGACGCCTTGCCATACAATTTAACTCATGCTAAAAATTTCTTGCAAAAATAAAAATATATAAACATAGTTATTTTTTTGACCTGAGTAAATGCGAGGGGTAGAACAAATGCATATCCGCAAAAAAATTCTCGATTACGAGTATCAAGAGGTGCTGGACGTGAAGACCCGCGAGCTGATCCGGGTCGGTTGCGCGGTAGCCGTCGGCTGCCCCACCTGACTGAAAAAGCACTTCGCGGTCGCGAAGGAAGCGGGGGCAACCCGGGCCGAATTGAAAGAGGCCATTGCCTACGGCATCATTGCCCC
This genomic window contains:
- a CDS encoding XRE family transcriptional regulator; this encodes MILRELRELAGMKQEALGELAGVTRQTIAAWERGERQPSMQQVVKLCQILHVPIDVMLGTGNVTEPVLLFRADATETLSPALKSLLTRKAYDYAEIEKLAGVLPNLPVSRPLDAFDQHIVEQVANEVRDWLGVEDAPLGDVLSLLETKGLKIFLHQLPDTVSGFSAYTEEVGGVIFVNSNHRTERQYFTALHELSHLIFHRREYQTPTSMHPKTGRTDPREQAANHLAGAVILPRNIVEAELHPYRNRWLPYSLLADIKIRYSVSMRTILVRAAQLDIISSRQSFQQIAKLNDKYGKVNEAVDLKPPGSLRRLDRLVYQALIQEKITTSKAAEVLGEPVRTVRNELTKWLSEDPS
- a CDS encoding DEAD/DEAH box helicase, producing the protein MIVLFHEPGNEFPGYLHTVPTGRGVCMILKSYQFDALDWFEKFLNRCQESGVPRESYATTTQEWCNTALFYRPLRNLEMTPYVCLRIPTGGGKTMVAGMAIERVNRSLLHVPFSLTLWLVPSEPIREQTLKALRAPQSILFQAVSSKLGEVTVLDIEEALRVTPHVLNGSNVIIVATMQAFKQEETGRLSVYKQNGSLMEHFEGITDPAVRGNGSLVDVLRLRKPFVVVDEAHNQGTPLAFDTLSRFEPCAILELTATPDRTWQPSNVLYSVSASVLHTEFMIKMPLTLVQRPNWLDALRDAIACLGRLQQAAEAERAAGKRYLRPIMLIQAERKDADHETLIPEKVRQALLDDFGIPVDEIAIATGTVDEIAGKDILAEDCRFRYIITVDKLREGWDCPFAYVLCSLRNTSSATAAEQVLGRVLRLPYAEKKDHPELNMAYAYLTSSNFAATVESLKDGLVRNGFERQEARELINIPDDQQTEDLFTHQHSLTYSTPELPEPEAIPENLAKKIEITPENGSITLKGTFTETQVKALQDVFQTPAGKEAVREAIVRLRSPRKVPPKSPAEQGERFKVPQLQYRQGDLWEPFEATHLLQGDWSLLDYPCDLTTFSKASMQPQGGTMYLDKEKVKFTPFQPGVAEPLLFEYHSGWDQVHLVSWLERNIYDETLLPDEKAAFLNKAVDWLRTNGFTLEELAYAKFRLRNTLETKIGEARKQAMQKVHQTLLLAPEDFTVNDRSQVVFEQGRYAHDSIYCGFTDLPKHFFPQIGNLKGNGDEFECALFLATQLEGVKFWVRNVECKRTSFSLQTGSDRFYPDFLCQLEDGRILAVEYKNSRDWVLPENVEKRQLGKLWEKRSNGKCLFIMPKDKDWEAIRATVRGRNS
- a CDS encoding site-specific DNA-methyltransferase, which gives rise to MPRLDWIGKKAVVNHHREVPFHLLRENPELSVGDPGSGNLLVQGDNLLALKALLPYYAGQVKCIYIDPPYNTGNEGWVYNDNVNSPEMREWLGRAVGKEAEDLSRHDKWLCMMYPRLALLREFLRDDGAIFISIDDNEVHFLRMMMDEIFGANNFLCSFAWEKRYSPPPDTKDIGYLHETLLAYRKSSKFQRNLLPLTFDQTGRYKNPDNDPRGPWQSMDYSCRYTASERPNLFYPIINRNTEEEIWPKETRVWAMSKEVHEKNEKENRIWWGKDGKSSTPRLKNFLSEIQQGMIPVSLLKHEVAGHTDEAAKELRALVPEVKFTPKPTRLIRHLMQISSDKDALILDSFAGSGTTGHAVLAQNASDGGNRRFILVEMDEHICRKITAQRLSRVSQGYEKVPALGGGFRFCELSEPLFDERGNIRSSVRFSDLARHVYFTETGEPLPATATLDNPLLGVHNGTAVYLLYNGILKDKTQRGGNVLTIAILAALPGHDGPKVIYGTACRIDHERQRREEIVFKQLPYKLKTGV
- a CDS encoding transposase — protein: MATSEQGNQNGQYIHRIALPYRIQYEKPRTVAYPAEGSSYLGIPCGIARTNAMKALQVGGYDDHIHILLAMPPSMPISKAVQLLKGASSRWIHETDNDMAAFAWQDGYGAFTVGVSQIADTVRYIEGQREHHRTKSFQEEYVHFLRKHGVEYDERYVWG